Below is a window of Dermacentor variabilis isolate Ectoservices unplaced genomic scaffold, ASM5094787v1 scaffold_14, whole genome shotgun sequence DNA.
AGTGTCAGAGTATGATTGCACCATTGATTGGACTGAAGCCACATCCCCAGGATCCGAATGGTGGTCTTCTCCGGAATGCGTTGTCCCGCGAGGTATACGTTGAGGCGGAGCTCATCGCTTGTAGGGACCGTTCGATTTTGTTTGCCTCGCCACACCcttaggagctcggacttctccgtcgagcaggTGAGGCCCCTGGCCCTAAGGTAGGTTTCTACGCAGGTGGCCGCTTTTTGCAGGCACTCTTCTTTTTTGCTGAGCGATCCCCGGTTCACCCAtaccgtgatgtcgtcagcgAAAATGGCGTGCCGTATGCCTTCAAGTTGTTCGAGTTGTCTTGCTAGCCCGATCATTGCGACGATGAAGAGGatggggagatgaccgacccttgaggagttCCCTTGTTTGGGGAGCGAAACTTCTCTGATCTGACTGCTCCCAGGCCGATTGTTGCTGTCCGGTTAgagaggaaggccttgacgtagcCATGAATCCTTCTGCCACAGTTCAGGCTATCCATTCCTGTGAGTATGGCTTCGTGGCTgacattgtcgaaggctcctttaatgtccaaTGCCATGATTACGTGTTCGCTGTTTCGTGGGACGTTGCTGAGCACCTCCTCCTTGAGCTGGaggagcacgtcttgcgtcgatAATTTAGCGCGGAATCCAAACATGCTGGGGGGTACAGCTCGTTCTCCTCCATATAATTTTGTAGCCTCATTGTAACCACCcgctcgtacagcttgcctaagcatgacgtgagagagattggtcAAAGATTTTCGACTTGCAGTTTTTTGCCAGGTTttggaatcatcactacctccgaatgcttccactcctcgggtacTGTCTCCTCCGCCCAGTGCTTGTTGAGATAGTCAGTAAGTTCGACTACCAGCTCATCACTGAGGTTGCGAATCAGCGCGTTCTTTATCTTGTCTGCGCCTtcgtactttgtaggcaacggacagtaagctgatcggtctataatttttcaagtctttggcgtcccctttctaatggattaggattatgttagcgttctggcaagattccggtacgctcgaggtcatgaggcattgtctatatagggtggccagtctttctgggacaatgttcccaccatccttcaacaaatctgcggttacctggtcctccccagctgccttccccctttgcatagctcccaaggcgttctttacttcttccggcgttagttgtgggatttcaagttcctctagaccattctctctcacattatcgtcgtgggagctactggtactgtataaatctctatagaactcctcagccacttgaactatctcatccatataagtaacgatattgccggctttgtctcttaacgcatacatctgattcttgcctattcctagtatcttcttcactgcttttagacttcctccgttcctgatagcctgttcaattctatccataatatagttctttatgtcagctatcttacgcttgttgattcacttagaaagttctaccagttctgttctagctgtagggttagaggctttcatacattggcgtttcttgatcagatctttcgtctcctgcgatagcttactggtatgctgtttaacggagttaccaccgacttctattacacattccttaatgatgcccataagattgtcgttcattgcttgaacactaaggtcctcttcctgagttaaagccgaatacctgttctgtaacttgatctggaattcctctagttttcctcttaccgctaactcattgattggcttcttatgtaccatgcagtttcttccgttccctcctcaagactaggctaattcgagttcttatcatcctatggtcactgcagcgcaccttgccgagcacgtccacatcttgtatgatgccagggttagcgcagagtatgaagtctgtttaatttctagtctcgccatttgggctcctccagtTCCACTTTCGGCTagcccgcttgcgaaagaaggtattcattatccgcatattactctgttctgcaaattctactaataactcttccctgctattcctagagcctatgccatattccgccactgacttgtctccagcctgcttctttcctaccttggcattgaagtcagccgtcagtatagtgtatgttgttttcactctatccatcgccgattccacgtcttcaaagaagctttcgacttcctggtcatcatgactggatgtaggtgcgtagacctgtactaccttcaatttgtacctcttattaagtttcgccacaaggcctgccaccctctcgttaatggtatagaattcctgtatgttaccagctatatctttattatacaggaatccgactccaagttctcgtctctccgctaagccccggtagcacagtacgcgcccgctttttagcactgtatatgcttcttttgtcctcctaacctcactgagccctattatatcccatttactaccctctaattactccaataacactgctagactcgcctcactagaacgttctaacgttaaacgttgccaggctcacattccaatggcggcctgtccgatgatattgcgcaacaagaaacgacacggacgtgagaggacgacacaccaagcgcaaaatttcaactaagtttattgcaCCACTAAAACCGATTTTATGCAAGTGAAGCAgtgtagaccgcgcatg
It encodes the following:
- the LOC142567767 gene encoding uncharacterized protein LOC142567767 — protein: MFGFRAKLSTQDVLLQLKEEVLSNVPRNSEHVIMALDIKGAFDNVSHEAILTGMDSLNCGRRIHGYVKAFLSNRTATIGLGAVRSEKFRSPNKGTPQGSVISPSSSSSQ